The following nucleotide sequence is from Primulina tabacum isolate GXHZ01 chromosome 2, ASM2559414v2, whole genome shotgun sequence.
AgacctatgtcttggcttgcatctccaactagcctcatgtcatttggaggtatgagtaaaaatttatgctcaatctcccaacatgtgtcattgtaggaacgacgatacgcacgacacacttcggggcgcttttggctcgtcttccctaatgatttgaccaaaactcaaaataagaaagttatagccttatgtcttatctttctaatgaaagtggcctcacatcaattggatcaatatacaaaaaattatgctaaaaaccacaactactgccacatttttcataccgtttctgcacttccattacctatttagctcaaattcaacctttgattctacccatccattatctattcaattctataacattcattaccattcataccataacgtaaagccataaaccatcacaactactgccacaattttatttttttcaaaattcgggcattacattttacatctttttatatgttgattgttGGGCAGGGTTTTGActattacatttgagtacttCTTTTAAAACAACAGTTTAGGAATTTGATgaggttaaattatttaattgtagTAATTTTATTCAGTAAttgaatgattttttaaaatgtatgtgtttgagtaattttcgaaaatagcttacaaaaaaaatttttaatagTATTTTAGTAGTAGACTTTACGTGAACTGtcgaacaaaataatttggGCTCAGAGTTCGGCTCGAAAAAAGTTCAAACATGCTCGAGTTCTACTCGAATTCGATAAGCTCGaatacaaattaaatattttttgagccGGCTCGAAAAGCTCGTTTACCTACTCGGTTAGTTTAAACCCCTACTTTAAGTTAATAttattatgtatagatatatattaatatattaaagaTGAAAGCGATTTCATCGTCAAACAACTTTGTAACTTTGTTAGAATATCTCATGCCAAAGAATGAGCGTGTTTTGTAAAACTCCGGGAAAATAATCACAACTTTTTGAATCCAAGAACAAATAAATCATTGTCTTATATGCAGGTCACGGTGATTTTGGATAAAGTCCGCAAGACCCACAAAACATCCTTGTACAAAATGATCGAAAGCGCCGAAATGAATTCTAGTTGTGACAACTTCTTgttgattcatatttaaataaattaagtaGAACAAGAAAAATGCTATGGTGAATCTAGTTAACAAAAGACGAAACCTTCGGTATTTACTATTTTCAACTTGTTCTAGTTCATTTCACACTTGTCTGCATATTCAATGCTAATAACTAACATAAAATATCATCCTAAGATTCGCCCATCCGCACACCCCTCCAAGAATCCCTTATCAATTTCATACACGCATATATATAAACACTCACATACCACAAATATTATCACATTAACCAAATCTTCATCGAATGCCACCTTAGTGGATTTAAtatttcatgtctttcagattccTTGTTGAAAACAGAAATAGTGATGGGTTGGTGTTTCTGCGGTCTCGGGAGTAGGGTATGTAGCACTAACAGATCACCAACCAAGAAAGAAGCAGATCCTGAATGTGGGCTAGATGTGAAATTCTTGAATCCCAGGAATTTTTGGGCTTCGGAAATTAAGCAGGAGCAGCAGAACTTCACTTGCAATAAAGAATTAACTTTGGAGGATTTGATTCTCTCATCACCAGCTTTCAACGAGGGCAGCGTCCACGGTGTTGATCATTTGCATGCGATTAGACAAAGTTCAAGCAGAAAGGTTCATCCCACGTTTGATGCAGAAATAAAACATGAGAGAGGTTTGCATGAATCTAAGGATAGTTTTTCTGTGGAGATATCGATGAAGACTGAAGGTGGAAACGAGCAGTCTAATAGTTCAACATTTCACAGAAGTAGAACTGAGAAATTGAAGAAGAAGGTGAGTTTTAGGTCGCCGGAAGTGGCTGACATATTCATTCTGGAACACTCACACGGCGTATATGTTGCAGAATAAATACCATGGTTTTGGTTTGGAGGATCAACGCTTTATAATCTTCCTTTCAAAAGTTTGTATTAAACATACCCTGATACCCATGTTCTTATCATTAGTCATAACGCTGCTCTCATAATTTGTCCGTGTGCATGAGAACTTCGAAAATGTGGAGTCCACGCTATCGTGTTCTGCATAAATTGTTATCCTGAATGTTTTACGTAAGATTCACCTACAGATAGATGCATTCAAAGATGCAACATATATACAGAACCCTAAGAAAACACTCAAAAACATAGAAATTGAGCTTGACGGCAAGATACAAGGCATCATTAAGCTACATCAAAAATGCAACCTTAAGCCTTGCAAATGCGTTCCAGAGAGAGAAAACAAGATAAAATCTAATCGAATAGTTTGCTAAAAGAAGAAGTTCCGTGGCCGATCCAGGATTATATATTTGGAGGGGCTGACTCACCACCAGCTATGAAAGTTTTAAGTTGGGCCTTTGACCCTTTGTAAAGGCCCGTTATTTAGTTTTTCGGAAAAAAATTGCAGAGAATGGAACGCGGACCATATGTGTAAACCTTGAAAGTCTATAACCATTAAACTAATtatagatattttatttttttatgctcaaataatatatatactaaataataaaatatatcttatatagaaataatttttaaaaaaaatttcggggGACTGTTTATagatactttattttttttttggtcaaataatatatatattaaataataaaatatatcttatatagtaataattttttaaaaaaatttcgggTGGGACGGGTCCTACAGTGAATCTGCTTCTGCGTGTAGTATTGTTAGAAGCAGGTGTTCGAAAAGAAGTGGGAGGCGATGTTGATGACTTGAGAATGACTGGAGGTTTCAGGGTGTCAAGtacaagccaacggttggctagaaaatttattgactcaaatataataaacaatatttattttaatataatttaacttttcatggtttcattttactttatctgtatacacatgtaATCAGCACAGACaaaattcttgattatactttaatataaatgaatcgtaatttgattttgaaactcatttgtaaacactgcatgaaACATCTACTGATATAAAAtgcggaatttttttttttttaaaaaaagctctcattttcgtaaatataatttaaatatttttgcatTCATGCAACCCTACAAGAAAATATACCAATTAAAAATAAGCGTAAatatttatcaatttaaaatagtgcagtttaaaattACCAAACTCGACCAATAGAAAATGCGTTAACATAACGAGTAAAGAAAACCCTAGAAAATCATCATCGTATCAAAATCAATGTATAAAAATGCCCATGTTCTCTCAAATCTCAAAAAACATAGTGTGCGGAagaaatgtggtcctcgggtcgtgcgcGCACATCCAGTCCTGCCTACTCAGAATTTGGCACTTCCACTCCCCTCATCGACATgctcacatgcatcattcacacttagtgagtctaaagactcagcacgcCTATAccggaaataacaagtacatatatatagtacacaacaatgaaaatatactgtaatcaacatatctttcatgcaCTTAAAAAGCGTAAATGCAGACTTGCCATATGAAATCATTACATGTCATAATAgctcatcattatcatcattcatcattatacATCATTCTCTTttgtgaattcagttcattagttatgactgtcgtacatcattcatcatttacgatggatccatcatacatagaaccgcggtaatcggctgtcggacatcagtgataGTGTTACCCATCCACTATGCcaaggcctcatcatcatcatttacatatacgtcttaagcatttacatatacttcgatagccgcAACAAATTCCCATCTTTCAAATCATCATCATTTCATCAcctatcaaaatcatgcacatgcgtacattttcttaaaaccaagcatgtaacttatttttcaaaaattcataaaaattgtgatcatgatgcataaaaatttaaaaacatgaaaaaaatgtgctcagggcgctgacAGGACAAGAATCTCACCCCGGTGCAAAATGACCACTTTACCCCtgaaaacccaaaatgaccattttatccCTCGActtctaaatttcgacccgaagcttaccaaactccttaaaacatcccaaaacataattaaaagtatttcttaaacataaacTCGAactcgtttcaaaacttaattgattagttttaaaacttgaactggagtcccggttttaacccaaaTTGagccgaaacttaaccaaatttttcccaaactTTTACACACTTAATACACACACTAACAGCCTTGAAGTCATCAAACTCGACCTCCTAACCCTCTAATATCCCTCAACAAGTTGCTGAAATTCTTCACTTTCCTTTACCTACCAACCCTAGTACACTACTTTCCATTTTTGCGGTCCTAGCCTACAACCGATGGGACCAGCCACGACTCAACCTCACCTAGACAAGTCTAAGACCCCTCTCGACCAAATCTGTAATGCCCGATTACTCGtaaaaatgataataataagtttatgtcatttattatgtagttatttagctcattatattttacatgttgatagaggtatcgatattgAGGTTGAATATCATTGCTAGATTCTCAATAGTATATTGAGAATGCATATGTatctaaatagtgatagtaagatgtgtaggtaaaAGTAGTGTAATGGAAGttggtaggaaatgagatgaaaatatggcagGTTTTACGGGTTTTAACATAATGAGTTgaatatttatccaaattatgtgaggcCACAACCATTGAAAATCTAAGATATAATTCTACAACTTTCATGCTTTGGGCTTTTTCCAAATCATTGTgaaagacaagccaaaagtgccccgaaatgtgtcgtgtatatcgtcattccttcactgacacatgttgggagaataagCATAATGTTTTACTgaaacctccaaatgacatgaaattAATTGGAGATTTAAGTAAAGACGTAGGGCTACAACATTCATGTTCACCTATTCCAATTATGAACAGAAGAGACGTTTTTGGATCTATCTTTGATGAAACAGTGTTCAAAGCCAAAAGTTTTTTGCCCGGGCGGAAGAGAATGTCCGCCCGAGTGCCGATGcacgaaaattttaaagtttggGCCGTGAGTTCCTTGCCCGGGCAGAAGAAAATGTCCGCCCGAGTGCTGCCtcatgtataaaaaataatcattgacTTTTCCAAGCATTTCCACCATTCTCAACTTCATTTACAGCAAGAAACTCGAGAGAAATCAAGAACCCATCCTCCAAAAAGCtcatttcttcatttctttcatcattttgaagttagaattaagttctccatcacaaggaGTTTctaagggtgtaagttttcttctcttttagttgtTCTACATGTAGAGGGGTAACTTTCAACTAATATAAACAATAGTGACTGaattattgatgtatttgacattataGGAACGAGAAATATCTCCTCAACATAGTATTCCTACACTTGgacagtaagttggcatgttctcgaagtaatacatgagtaatattatgaatttcaaatgcttcccattgtttattgatatatgtacattgttagtatgtttattgatgaaaacatcgcacaccatattccattgttatgtattaaatatgaaagacattcatgaatattgaaaatgggtgctatgtcatgaacacgaacatgaaaggaaaaaagaaatgactgatttttatatgatatacgagcttgttgacatcatgggcatgattttaagtccaccaaacctaaTGGTCAATATATGTTCAAGGGACGTGGGGTTGTCAAAGGttctccctgacgtccaacacagtagtagctatataataaagcaagcacattAGTataggtcaactaatgaggctcaagtgcaaaaatgaacatgaatatatggcatggtatgacatggtttaaagattcattgttgatcacgatttgatatgtatgttctttgTATGCATATTGCTACGTATAAGTGCCaaattattgagttttataaactcacgtagctcattgTTTATAAgatcaggtaatgaagatacaTGGGATGACGGTTTGCCAAgagatgcttgtgacgtgccttacTTCGACAAGAACATGGacgtcttattgtatagcttccgcatatgtattatagtgAATGCAATGTCAaggtttgaaacaagttttaCAATGTTATGTCTATGTGTATAAAGATATTGATTAGGGTTGTTTATAAGAATACGATTATATGTACGTATTtttgttgttgcttgagttggTGGTGTttacaaaatatagggacatcatgccaaaatttttataaaccgtcaattGATGCCCCTTTTTTGAATTGTTTCATAATATAGATTATCATTCAAACCCTATTTTTATTATGgtaatcatgtcaagtatagaAGAAGGTTGTGACATTTTAGTTTGTATCAGAGCCCACGGTTCTTCGACAGGGAAGACACTGCACTTCATCCACACATGGAGAACTCGACAAGTAAGTATCTATATATCCCAAAGTTTATGCCAAGTTATGTGCTTCTACGTGTCCTACATGTAGGATAAACGACAATCCCATATAAACGTAAGGTACAAGAAAGAGAGTCATCTAAGGGCAAGGCCCCGACAGCCAAAGGTGAAGGCAGTGCGCCACGACCTATAGACGATTTTGCTCAGCTGCTCTAAAAACAAGAGAAAGTTCATGGGGAGCAGAtacaacaattacttgaaatgCAGCAGACAACACATGAGAAGGCACAAGTACAAGCCATGCTACCCAGACAAGGGCATGTTCAAACATATGTGTATGATCGCTTTCGACGTCTGAATCCTCCTGAATTTATGGGAAGCACCCATCCGGCAGTAGCAAAAGAatgaattaaataattggaatccATATTCTCTTACCTACACATGGAAGATGCCGACAAAGTAACTTGTACCATCTTTTTATTAAGGAAACATGAAAGGAAACATGCAAgaatatggtgggagagtgcaaaAGTGGCATTACCTGCGAGACCATTGACATGTGATACATTTAAATCTACGTTTTACAACAAATTTTTTAGCGAAGATGTACGAGCCAAGAAAGCCAGTGATTTCTTAAATTTGAAGCAAAGAACCATGTCAATGACTGAATATATACAACAATTTGAGGCTGGAGTCtaatatgtaccatatattgcacAAGATGACACAATTAAAGGCAAACACTTCATGCAGGGACTTCGCTCTAAAATTAAAGGATATGTACGAATGTCGAAAGTTGCTACATACGGGGAGATAGTGGAAAGAGCACTTATGGTAGAACAGGATTAACAAGACATTGACAGAGACATGCAACAGCGAAGGCAGCAGTACTTTCAAAAGAACCAAGGAACAGGACAAGGCAAAAAGACCAATAGCAGAGGTACTCGACCAGAGGAACCCCGTGGCAAGGGTCCCCCTCCACGTAAGGAACAAGACAGACCACGTTGTCCTAAATTTGGAAAACCCCATGGTGGTGAATGTATGTAAGGTACCAATGTTTGTAATCGTTGCAAAAAGCCAGGGCATCTCGCCGAAAATTGTTCAGGAAGTTCTGAGAATGTACAGGACGCCTTTTCTCGATGACTAAAGAGGAAGTGGATGCGGATACATCGATGATTACtggtatgttcttgatttcttgtattactgctattgttttactagacTCAGAAGCCACACATTCCTTTATTTCGGAATCGTTTGTAAAGAGACTTGGCATTACAGGAAGTACAACAGAGACACAACTCGCCATAGCTTTACCTTCCGAGCAAGAATTACAGACAGATCAAGTTGTGCTAGGGTGTCCAATATATGTCCAAGGCCATCAGATGTATGTTGATTTAATAGTTCTGAAAATGACTTATTTTCATATGATACTGGCAATGAATTGGCTCTCAAAGTATGGAGTTACTATTGACTGTGGCATGAAAATGATCAAATTTGCGCCATTAGGAGCTGAGCCATTCATAATAGCAAGTGCAGGTATATCCTTACCTCTTCGAATAATCTCTTGTATGAAGGCTTGTAAATTACTACAGAATGGGGTGTCAAGGATACTTAGCATCTGTTTTAACTATGGACCCACATGTTCGTGAATTAAGAGATACAAATATTGTTTGTGAATTCATAGAGgtatttcctgatgatgtaACAGGCTTACCCCCAGATAGAGAGATCGAATTTGTGATTGATATTGTGGCAGGAACTCATCTGATCTCAAAAGCTCCTTACCGATTAGCTcctacagaaatgaaagaattgaaagaacagttacagGATTAACTTGATAAAGGGTTTATTAGACCGATCttttcaccgtggggtgcaccttttttatttgtgaagaagaaagacggtacCCTTCGTCTATGTAATGATTATCGGGAGTTGATCAAGGTGACAATCAAAAATAGATATCCACCCCcagaattgatgatttgtttgatcaattacaaggagctgctatcttttcgaagattgatttacgatcatgctatcataaattaaaagtaaaGTATGATGATATTTCAAAGACTaccttccgaaccaggtatgggcattatgagtttcttgtaatgccatttggactaacgaatgcaccagctgcttttatggatttaatgaacagaattttcaagccatttctaaacaagttcgtgattgtgtttatagatgatattctcgtctactcacAAACTGTAGAAgagcatcgagaacatctgAGATTAGTTTTGCAAACTTTGAAAGATAAACATTTGTAtgccaaatggaagaaatgcgaattttgacttgaacaagtagcattcttgggtcatatcatttcaaaagaaGGCATATCAGCGGATCCAAGTAAAATTGAAGATGTTAATAACTGGCTACGACCCACTACTATTACCGAGGTACGTAGTTTCTTGGATTATCTGGTTATTACCGTCGTTTTGTAGCGGGATTTTCCAAGATAGAATTGCCTTTGACTGCGTTAACACGAAAGAATGTCAAATTTGTATGCAAAGAAGCATGTGATCGCAGTTTCCAAggtttaaaaacaaaattgacATCAACACCGATCATTgcctgtagaacccgtaaatcagtagacgtataagccatgcataattctagatttttaaatttaattgacttcattgcataattattttaaatgcatttatttgaagttaattattcattatttcagttcagtagtttgatttttagcatttcagttatttcagtgaggccggactggagttggagttttgagatagaatttaagatttgagaaatatttccagaagttaatttagctagcaagtaagttcatttaagttaaaaagaagtttaaggaattatttaagttagttgaggattttaatttaattattagaggtgattaagaaatgagctcatttaagttacttaattaaggggttagttcactaaattaattaaaggattagtaaggcttttaagggttattaaattactagataatcaattttccccctaccatttatcatgcattttcggccacacccctagaagaacaaactaggacttgccaactcacctttgacccattcttggttgattagcatgctaattcttttagctatttttccaccttaattaattaatactagaccactatcctaacccttgtttggcatgataaaatcggccactatagtctagaatcacccaagagatcatttgaaagcaattcaaaattcaaaattcaaatgcatgaagacttggtcttgatatgatccttatatcttgcaccatcctcctcacccctcataaccactccatcacactccctccccaccgaaatcagacccattttcagtagaaaaaacgtgaataacagctagggagaaagggagaaaaatcgagaactagaaagaacaagagaagcgctccacctcctccgtgccgcgtcgtcgttgtttcgttcgttttctttcgaaacgaaaccaggcatgtctagatttctttcaaacctcaatcaagtcatattatcatttatttttcagtacatgatcatgtttattcaagtaaaaatcgagatccatgtcaaaacattttgaaaccacacatgcagaattttcgaatttattggcaagcttcacggtttcttttgttttgtgagtttcaggtattggatcgactccaggctcccaaggcggcttatatacatgtagtaggatgcattaggaccatgttggtccattcaaaccagccccatgcttgctggaaattcagaatgacagcaagtccccataggtgcagaaaatgttgttcgagaattcagtttcttgtcatggaggaaggatctgatcttggctgccccaagggcctatagccatggttggatcacttccctatcaagtctaagacgtgactaagttgcccttttggtggcttggtccatggttcatcggtttttaataaaaacatcacaacagcccctataccccttcggcta
It contains:
- the LOC142537658 gene encoding uncharacterized protein LOC142537658, which gives rise to MTKEEVDADTSMITGMFLISCITAIVLLDSEATHSFISESFVKRLGITGSTTETQLAIALPSEQELQTDQVVLGCPIYVQGHQMYVDLIVLKMTYFHMILAMNWLSKYGVTIDCGMKMIKFAPLGAEPFIIASAGLPPDREIEFVIDIVAGTHLISKAPYRLAPTEMKELKEQLQD